Genomic window (Argopecten irradians isolate NY chromosome 2, Ai_NY, whole genome shotgun sequence):
ATGGTACCGTTACACTGCTTGGAATCTCTTTGTGAATCAGCTTTTCTATTTGTCGTCTGCTCAGATAATCCATGATAACCCTACAACGAAACAGTGTTCATATATTATATGAAAAGTCACTATTGACATGAAAGTTGCATCTAAAAGTAAATGATAATTATTGAAATACCGGTTTAGGCGAATTTGAAGCGATTTATAATAAACAGACCAGAAGAGGGTGGTGGATATCCGGGTCCTGTGGcagtctgtatgtctgtctggTGCCTTGGTCAGGCTCATTGTTCAGACAACACTTGTGTCTGAACAGTTCTGGCGGGTCGGTTGACATCCTGTGGATATAAGAGTCCTTGTATAGTTCTAAACGCCTTACAGAAGAGTATATCGTTCctgatttatgtaaaatatatatgaatatttgtaGAATGCATACACTATACCCAGGTTGCTTGCAAagattattaaaataataaacacattttttctgACTTTAGTACAAAATGGTAATTTAGATAAAAGCCATGTTTATCAGAAAACAATCATACCTGTTAGATGAGTGAATGGTCATGTCCGGAGGCTCAGTGGTCAGTCGATACGGTGGCCTGGTATGATCCGGTTCACTGGTCATCTTATAAGGTATATATGACGTACCGACGCCGTTACCAGGGTAATCTGAGGGAGTAAactgaaagggagataactcaaactttacaaattatatacaaaacaatgttaGTTCATAGAGAATGGCTACATAGTCATCGATCTCGTGACCAAAGGACGGAGGACATCTTGTAAAATGCTGAACATCTTTACCAATGTTCCCAATGTAGAGTAAACCCAAAGTATTAGACGCATTAACGACTCGTCCATCTCATCGTGCATTTTCCGCTGTTGATTATAACAAAGTAAAGCATCTCCTTTTGAAGTGTTTAAACAGTTGATAACATTTGATAATTCAAGCAatagtttatttttgttttttttattatcgtcaaatatatacatacaacgGCATCTTTTTAGACTTTACTGATTTGTTTTACTCTATTTGTTTGTATCAATGCTTTAAATATCATGTTGTGTAATTTAgtataaatttttatttcagatttcatgttttaattactgtacatttcAACCTCGTTGCCCCAAACCCAAATTACTCCACAATTTGGTACACTTTATTCCTTTAACTAAACATAACTTAATAAACTGTTACATATGAACCCATCAGCTTCTTTATAACATTCGACAGTACTTACGATTTTCCCTTTTTTGTCCACATCATTGTACTCCAGGCGCATGCACATTAGTTTTGCGAACACCCCGAAAAATATCTTCTTCATGGTTTTGGGTACCTCCCGTCCTCGATGGCCCTTGTGGTGTATGTTCAGCGTTAGGACAGTCATACCGGTGGCCGTGGATACAATGAATATTGTGATACCATAGTAAATACCTGAAACATATACAGAAAACGATTCAAGATTTTTTACGATATGGGTAACGATAGATATTAGATCACACAATCTGACATAACAAAATGTATAAGATGATAAACACAGACAGTTTCACCTTGTGAATTGTGCTTAATGGGATTACTTCATGGAATAAAACGATTCAACCCGTTATAATGATGTGTAGAGATTACAAGAAATGTAATGTAACACCAaatatagaaacaatgtatttattttagcTACACCAGCGTTCCTATATTCACTGAGCTGGCATTATATCCCCTCTTAATCTTATGCATTATTGTCGATTTTTCTGTTCTTTTTCCCTACAGATTCCTTAATATTCATGCGGTTGCATGTCTCTTTTTGAATGAAATCACTTCTTGAAGtttgacatttgtttttttcaacGAATGATTCAGGAAACACTATTTGTGTTAGGGTTAGAGCAGGCAATTACATGCGTGCTGGgagttttgaaaataaacaaagaaattaCTTTACATTACTGTGAGCTGAAAGAAAATCTGTCAAATCCATTGAACACAGGaaagaaattttcaaataaaagagAAATGcaagaaattaaaatatcacaCCCTTTACGATCTGTATCGATATGCCATTTTTCCATTCGAATGTTCTGAGAGTTTAACGTTAAGACAATGCAGCACCATACTTACACAAAACAAGATGATATTGGCcctatatatttttacaaattaatAAACAGTAATCGTTGTTTTATATCCAAATAACGTTGTAAATTTGCACTGAAGTTTTTGATTTTTACACTAATTAAAGTGACCCGCTAAACATATTGAAGTCgcatgtttttgtttacaaaaacatAATGATTTACGCGTTTAGGAATGAATAATAATATACGTATAATTACAATACTAAAAGAACGAAACATCGTTTTATCGAGATTTCCCTTACACGTTTAGGTATCTGTTCATTGCTACGTCATTTTTTTGTGAGGTAAAcgtcattaatttgaataaaattttctTACACAAAGCAGTGACGTTTCAATACTTGTTCATATCACGGATGAGCCTAGGTGAAGCATTCATTATTACGGTTAATTCAGTATATTTCATAGCAGTAAAGTAGATTAGAAGTGGTTAGAAGAGTGAATTCAATGATCCAACCAGTTGACGGACATCAAGGTCGACACTAAAAGTCATTTGAGCACTTAATCGACGTTTGGGTTATCGTCAGATTAACGGAGGAGTGGCATGGTAAAGTCGACATCAATCGTTGACTAACTTAATTACAAGATAATGCTCCGTTTTATTTCTCCTGATTTAACCTTCACTAGCTCGGTCTTAAAAAAAGGCTTGATTTCCCTATGCAACATGTAGCAAGATGTCTCTCAATGTGTCGACTGGGTCCGTATCACATATTGAGTGTCTTTTATGTTCTTCACCCAGATTTGACTTGCGGAATTTCAGGAACAGATTTAGGAACTGTTTTCAGTAGACTTTGGACTTTCTGACAAGTAACTAGTGACTGCTCATTTTCTATGATACGCAGATAATAATTAACCGTTGgtgtaaatatgaaatattgtttttacttGGTAAGTTTGTACAGACAGAGTGATTACAATTCTTAAAGATCTTCACTAAGTTTCCTTTGGCGGGGACGATAAGCACCGGAATGGGAATGGAATTGTTTTGTTCgatattgttctttttatcCGTATTTACATTCttagaaatattttacaatttcttGGGTGCCTCGCAGGCCGAATGGTACCCATAATGATTTTGTCTTTTAAATTTATATGACATATACttatgtttaaatatatgaCTGACAGCAAGCCCTCcgcctctgggttgcgagttcgacTCCAATGTTGggcatttgccaggtactgactatTGTCGGTGTTGTTTTCTCCATTTAATCCAACATTCCCCCACCAACATACCTGGCGCATCCtcaaatgaccttggctgttaaaaGGAATTTATACCAATTCATTTCTTTGTCTTTAAGTAGTATACAAGACTTAAGTAATACTTTTGGTACAATAAATTTGCGTTAGTTAACAAGAAACTTTAGTGCAACTATCAATTGAATTAAAACACGTGATTGATTAAAACTTGATTTACACATAAAGTAACAAAAGATTATCTGATCTCCTTGGTGCTATACACAGTTCCAGAATCACGGAGTGTTTGAAGGCCACTCTGTAATCAACACTAGCGAGCTATTGATGTACACGTGCTGCGAAAAAGGTCACGTTCTGAAGGCAATACGATATGGATTCGATATTAAGATAGTAATTAACTTTAGATGTATCCAGTGATTCTAAAACAGGAATCACTTCATcggaaaattatcaaaaatcttATCTTATGATAACATATTGTCTTAAAACTGACTTCATAAACAACATTCATtttctagatttttttttcgagACAAATAGTTGTACCGAGAGACCTTCTTTGGTGCTATCTACAGCCAAATATTTCTAGAAAATGTTCATACTTTGTGTGTTGTAATCGATGACGGTAATAGTGTTGTGTCTATTTGTGATAGTTGGACCTGTGTTACCTACAGTGATCACTCACTGAATCATACTGTTAAAGACACAGAGTAGGTCACCTCACCTAGTGTATTTATACGAACCAGTCGTTCTAGTGATGGTCCtagaatatatttatttcaccACTATCTAGTAGATAAAAACTAAGCAGAAAAAGTTTCTAGTGCACcatttgacattttgtttttcaaataccAAATGCCTATGGCGCATTCAGGGACGAACTGGAATAAATCACGCCAGGAAAAACTAAGACTAGTGCACGTTTGGCTTTGAAACCGATCAATATAAATTTTGCAcgaaaatatatacatcaaaacAAATCCATTGGAACCAATTTCTTCCTGGTTTTGGCAATCACGTGATCCATTTTGAATGTTGTTGTTGTCACATCGTGTCTGATTCTTTCCTAAGCGCCCAATTATATATAGCCATATGTAATTTTAACGGAACTGAACAAACCATTTTATTTTCCATGCGAATGAAGCATCGCAGTTTAACTTTAAAGCAACAAACAGGATTAAAGGTGTGCATGATATAAATTGTTGTAGGACCGATTATGTTACTAGACTCTATATTTTTCAATAGTGCACGCTGTATACATGCACCTGGAACATACCACATATGCCTTATGACATCCCCAGTGTGGTTTAACACGAGTCAAAGGAAAAAGGCAAGACGAAAGTTATCTGAAGACTAAAAATGGCAAATTACTGGTATAAGGAACAGCAAATGGAGTCCGAAACCAAGGTAACCACTTCGGCGAACAAAACTTAATCATTAAGCGTTTACTACACAAAATCGTATTACTGGCTTTCTAAATGAGCGTCAACGTTCAGGAAGAGATAGGAAGGATATGAATTGTTGTCGCCACCACAGCATTTTGCGCTGGGTCAGTTGTTGCCTCAGCTTCTCCTCCAACGGCTGCAATCCGGAAATGCAGATCTTGATGGCATCTTGACGGATGCAAATTTCAGAGACGAAGTCAAGGATCGCCATGGATGATTATTTTGACAATCAAACTATAATCGTGCTTCCTGTATGCTTGGGTGACAATACCAGACCACGTTGTACTGTCCGTGGTGTACAAGATAAACTACAGTATGGTCGACTTATTTTGTCATTCCTTGGCATGCCGCCTTACCAGAAAAGAACTCCGTCTTTCAACTATGGGATCAAATCGGCGAAACCACTACTTAACTCGATCATCCTATTCAAAATCTGAATTTCAAAACCTGAATGAATTACAAGCCCTACTGCACTAGTGGCGAATGTATAGTCTTAAAAAACTTGGCTAGAGCATAGGACGCCATCATCAGGCATTGTGTCAAAACCGATTGGTAAACAAAGAGATGGAATATACTAAATacaatgtttgatttatttgacGGTTTGAGTTAAGTCTAATAACAGCTAGATGTATGTCAAAAGTTGGAAGGAAACATTCAGTACCTACCTAGTAATGGCAGCACGTTTGAAGTGGGAGGCATATTCTCCGCTACTAACATCATGAAGACAGTCATGGACAGAAGGGTGGTGATCCCCATGGTAACCTTCTCCCCGGAGTCTGAGGGCACGTAAAACCCTAACAATGCCACTAGGGTTATCAAAATACACGGCATTaccatgttaaatatgtaaaacaagGGGCGACGCCGGATatgaatataaaatgtaatatccGGATAGGGTTCGGTACAACATGAATAATACACGACTTTACGAGAAACATAGAGCCTTTGTAAATCCCATTCACTGTTCTGAATGTAGTTTGAAATGTCCCCTTCATGCGTTACTAGAACGAGGTTCACCTGGAATCCGTCGTAGGTCCAAGACGCGAACTGCATGGAACAGTTTTGTTCATCAAAGGGGAAATATCGGACATTGATGGAACAGGAGCTCTTGAATATGACCATGGATAACCACGTGATATTGCCGTCATTAGTGACGATAATGTTGGAACTGATAGACGAGAAGTAGGTCGATACGTCGgcactgtaaacaaacaaataaaacatccTATCAAAATACAGTCGGTATTTTCATATCTCTCTTACATTACATATGTTATCCATTTACTTTTCaattgtattatattttatgatatcatAATTTTGTTGCTAAGATTTCGTAATTCATTCTCTAGTGCCATCTGTTGGAATTCAACGTAATGACTCACTTTATATTCTTCCATTAAACAAACACAACTTTTACACGACAAAAAAGTATCAAATGGGTTTCTGAACAAACCAGGTTTTGTTAAAGAAGGCCTACAGGTATCTTTGTACGCAATGTGCTTATAACATTGTGCAAAACTACACAAATATGAAGAAAGAGGTTTAACATATAACTTTGTGAAGCAATTTATTTTTCGCTATTGCTTTCATACTTGCTGAATGATTTATATTGTAGGTATGGGTAGTCTAACTCCGTGTTATTATACACTGAGCGCTTTGATAAATCCCATTCGGTGTACCCATTTTGACGCTATTTTCATGAAAACGATACAGAAAGAAATTATTCAATAGAAATGTATCTATATCTTCAatgatatatagtatataaaagCATCTAAGTAGCCACTTACTTGTTGTAGAGGAATATATCGGGCCGCCACACGCTGTCGTACGGTATCCGAGCCACTTTGATACCTCCGTACTCGTCCGGATTCCACCTTAGACTATAGTCTATCCACATCTGGAAACGAAGGTAGAATGTAATTAATAAGAtggtttatataaatgaaatattcttGAAAACAAAGACACAAGAGACATGTTCCACAAGAATAGGAGTTTTCTGCTTCTTCGACGATTCCAGCCATGGGAAGTTTGGCTCAAGCTCTTATCTGTCTTAAATGTTGCTTTCCTTGACGTTCTATCGGTGTACttattcctatatatatatgaaatataattttgtatcatcttatatgattttattgtaattgctattgataattgtttaattcattgAAGAGGCATTTTTTGTTGTACATTAGTTTTAAGAAAAACCTGTTGTAAAATCTTTTTTTCATAACAGAAATCGTAAGCCGCAGATACGTGAGTTTTTAAATCCTTTTCTGCATATTTTGACACTGCCTGGTTGACACGCATGCACTTGTGGGATTTTGCTTGATATGCGAACGCTTGGCATTTACAGTTTTCGCCAAGGTTTCCTTTTTGTCATGATCAACGCTTCAAAAGCCTCACGGAGATCTTGATCACATCACCGATGCCCTTCACTTTCCCTCGGGAAAGTGTTTTATTTGCTGCTCTTCATGAAACAACAGTGATagcaaattgcattttgttaTATAACTACCGTGTTCTGATCGTGTGATTGCTGTTGACCAGTCCAGTGAATTCAAGACTTTTTATATTTCACTATTTATCacacaaatgttttaatgtttttaattcgaacccgcatcccagtggtggagggcttgtggtaatatgtctttatatcttaaccactcggccaccgcggcctcAAAAATCCTGATATTGCTAAACATTAGTGCTAGACTTTTTTAtgcaaatctttttttttctcgatTTGGAATACTTATCGGTATTTTAATGATCCTAGCATTAGAGTATTTTTGTTGAAACGTTCATATGAAGACAAATAATGCTTTTGTACTACTGATGAAATTTTCTTCACTTTCTTTTTATCTTACATAACTAAGAATGAATTAAACGATGTTCGCAAAGTTAAAGATCATGGATATTTTGACTCTAAAATAATTCACAAATAAATTGTCAATCTATTGTTCACTTTTGAAGCAAACGTATCAAGCTGTTTATATCATAGGATTTTAATTAATATGACTCCAAATTCTCAGCAACAATAAAACCTTCTGTACGAGATTTGAATCAGAGGGTGTTAATCAAGTATGATGTGAGACACCATTGTGAGTTTTAATTAACAACATTAAAATGCACGTGTAACTGTGAATTATTACGACTACAAATGTCAGGTCTAACGATACTTGGAAACTAAAACTGCTTCAGCACCGAATTGATAACGGTTGATCACGAACAGTGAAACGTTAAAGGATGTACCAAATCTGTCTCGTGAGTTGTGTCTGGCCTATGAATGTGGTATCATTTGAAGGATGTAGAAAATCTGTTCCACAATCAGCTATGTACACAGTTACCAGCGAATGAATATTCACTTACCAATAAAAGAATAGGCCCAAATGTTTACCGTTATAAACACTTAATAACTGGTTGGACATACCAAACAATATTTCAATGA
Coding sequences:
- the LOC138316498 gene encoding neuronal acetylcholine receptor subunit alpha-10-like, with translation MSSPDGPSPRDVSSSRCGVRVLYTHADVNEYRLVNKLLGTYDKRIRPSLNASQALNVTFGLALSQIIDVDEKNQILTTNCWLNQMWIDYSLRWNPDEYGGIKVARIPYDSVWRPDIFLYNNADVSTYFSSISSNIIVTNDGNITWLSMVIFKSSCSINVRYFPFDEQNCSMQFASWTYDGFQVNLVLVTHEGDISNYIQNSEWDLQRLYVSRKVVYYSCCTEPYPDITFYIHIRRRPLFYIFNMVMPCILITLVALLGFYVPSDSGEKVTMGITTLLSMTVFMMLVAENMPPTSNVLPLLGIYYGITIFIVSTATGMTVLTLNIHHKGHRGREVPKTMKKIFFGVFAKLMCMRLEYNDVDKKGKIFTPSDYPGNGVGTSYIPYKMTSEPDHTRPPYRLTTEPPDMTIHSSNRMSTDPPELFRHKCCLNNEPDQGTRQTYRLPQDPDIHHPLLGYHGLSEQTTNRKADSQRDSKQCNGTIPSAPPIPPLPTRLPAPSAQCSPSRQTASTTIESFETHFHKVLQKVYQTIETNEMRLVTQDRKDVIKMEWQQVAQVVDRILLSAFVLATLVITCAVMFQKPPPPE